In one Thunnus maccoyii chromosome 12, fThuMac1.1, whole genome shotgun sequence genomic region, the following are encoded:
- the yme1l1b gene encoding ATP-dependent zinc metalloprotease YME1L1b, which yields MFSLTMTVQPQVTVPLSHLLNVLHSLKSSVGSSSSATSKSRIHKEHASDPELHCSEPMWNLRELGLSDLGAQQLDELVNRVLPRLSPQEAPLPFGISGQTAWRTSHLSTPSFFHNKHGFSCGPMSAPVFSRQHPLSLQSVCTELQHYPVWVQSRGFKTLRSKTRRLQSAFDRPIESEGFTPSFMKGFLTRDKGIEVESLDSMLKSKNIPDGQQDAFKRGFAEGFLKAQALTQRTQDSLRRTRLILLVLLLVGLYGISKTPFISVRFRTTSGLDSAVDPVQMKNVTFEHVKGVEEAKNELQEVVEFLKNPQKFTALGGKLPKGVLLVGPPGTGKTLLARAVAGEADVPFYYASGSEFDEMFVGVGASRIRNLFREAKGNAPCVIFIDELDSVGGKRIESPMHPYSRQTINQLLAEMDGFKPNEGVIIIGATNFPEALDNALIRPGRFDMQVTVPKPDVKGRTEILNWYLKKIKVDPAIEANIIARGTVGFSGADLENLVNQAALKAAVDGKDMVTMKELEFAKDKILMGPERRSAEIDKKNKLITAYHESGHAIVAYYTKDAMPINKATIMPRGPSLGHVSMLPENDRWSETRSQLLAQMDVSMGGRVAEEIIFGREYITTGASSDFDSATKIAKLMVTRFGMCEKLGVMTYADMTQQSPETQAAVEQEVRVLLKESYERAKALLKSHAKEHKSLADALLMYETLDAKEIQLVLEGKNLETR from the exons atgttttctttgacaATGACCGTACAGCCACAG GTGACTGTACCCCTTAGTCACCTCCTCAACGTCCTCCACTCTCTGAAGAGCTCAGtggggagcagcagcagtgccaCCAGCAAATCAAGAATACACAAGGAGCATGCCTCAGACCCAGAACTACACTGCTCAGAG CCCATGTGGAACCTGCGGGAGCTTGGCTTATCAGACCTGGGAGCACAGCAGCTGGATGAGCTGGTGAATCGTGTGTTACCGCGCCTCAGCCCGCAGGAGGCGCCGCTTCCATTTGGTATCAGCGGTCAGACAGCCTGGAGGACTTCTCATCTCTCTACACCCTCCTTTTTCCACAACAAGCATG GGTTCTCATGTGGTCCCATGTCAGCCCCAGTTTTTTCCAGGCAGCATCCCTTATctcttcagtctgtctgcacAGAGCTACAACACTATCCAG TCTGGGTCCAGAGCAGAGGCTTTAAGACTTTAAGGAGCAAAACCAGAAGACTGCAGTCAGCCTTCGACCGCCCGATAGAATCTGAAGGGTTTACACCATCTTTTATGAAG GGTTTCCTGACACGTGACAAGGGGATTGAAGTGGAAAGTCTAGACAGCATGTTGAAGAGCAAGAACATACCTGATGGACAGCAGGATGCTTTTAAGAGGGGCTTTGCTGAAGGTTTCCTGAAAGCCCAAGCTCTGACACAACGCACACAAG ACTCTCTGAGAAGGACTCGTCTCATCCTGCTGGTGCTGCTTCTTGTTGGGCTCTATGGTATCTCAAAGACCCCCTTCATATCGG TGCGGTTCCGAACCACATCAGGCCTGGACTCGGCAGTGGACCCTGTCCAGATGAAAAACGTGACATTTGAGCACGTCAAAGGGGTAGAAGAAGCTAAGAATGAGCTGCAGGAAGTGGTGGAGTTCCTGAAAAACCCACAGAAGTTCACAGCCTTGGGAGGAAAGCTGCCAAAAG GTGTCCTACTGGTTGGCCCTCCAGGGACTGGTAAGACCCTACTAGCTAGGGCGGTGGCAGGAGAGGCAGATGTGCCATTCTACTACGCCTCCGGGTCAGAGTTTGATGAGATGTTTGTTGGAGTGGGAGCCAGCCGCATTAGGAACCTTTTTA GGGAGGCTAAAGGTAATGCTCCCTGCGTGATCTTTATTGATGAACTGGACAGCGTTGGAGGGAAAAGGATCGAGTCTCCCATGCACCCTTACTCCAGACAGACCATCAACCAACTACTTGCTGAGATGGATGG GTTTAAACCAAACGAAGGCGTGATCATCATCGGAGCCACCAACTTCCCAGAGGCTTTGGATAA TGCCCTGATCCGCCCAGGACGTTTTGACATGCAGGTGACTGTCCCCAAACCAGATGTTAAAGGACGCACAGAGATCCTCAACTGGTACCTGAAGAAGATTAAAGTGGATCCAG CTATTGAGGCCAATATCATTGCCCGGGGCACGGTGGGCTTCTCCGGCGCTGACCTGGAAAATCTGGTAAACCAGGCTGCCCTGAAGGCGGCAGTTGATGGTAAAGACATGGTCACCATGAAGGAGCTGGAGTTTGCTAAAGACAAAATCCTCATGG GCCCTGAGAGGAGGAGTGCAGAAATAGACAAGAAGAACAAGCTTATCACAGCATACCATGAATCAGGTCATGCAATTGTAGCTTACTACACCAAAGACGCCATGCCAATCAACAAAGCCACTATCATGCCCAGGGGGCCCAGTCTGGGACAT GTGTCCATGCTCCCGGAGAATGATCGCTGGAGTGAGACTCGCTCTCAGCTGCTGGCCCAGATGGACGTCAGTATGGGTGGCCGTGTAGCAGAGGAGATCATATTCGGTCGTGAATACATCACAACAG GAGCATCAAGCGACTTTGATAGTGCCACCAAGATCGCTAAGTTGATGGTGACCAGATTTGGAATGTGTGAAAAG ttGGGTGTGATGACCTACGCTGACATGACGCAGCAGAGCCCAGAGACACAAGCAGCTGTGGAGCAAGAAGTCAGGGTGTTAttgaag GAGTCTTACGAGCGTGCCAAAGCCCTCCTGAAGTCTCACGCCAAGGAGCACAAGAGCCTTGCAGATGCACTGCTCATGTATGAGACTCTGGATGCCAAAGAGATCCAGCTGGTGTTGGAGGGCAAGAACCTGGAGACCAGATGA